The stretch of DNA gtggttgctgggaattgaactctggacctctggaagaacaaccagtgcccttaacctctgagccatctctccagcccgaactATGTTTTTCTTAAACCTTAGAATTTGTTctttaggccgggcagtggtggcgcatgcctttaatcccagcacttgagaggcagaggcaggcggatctctgtgagttcgagaccagcctggtctacaagagctagttccaggacaggctccaaagccacaacgaaaccctgtctcgaaaaacaaaaacaaaaaaaaaaaagagtttgttctTTAGAAAATGACACGTGtcaccaagtggtggtggcacacacctttaatcctggcacttgggaggcagggacaggtggatctctgagttcaaggccagcctggtctactgagtgaattCCAGCACAgctttcacagagaaaccctgtctggaaaaaggagggagggagggagagagaaagagagagcgcgCGAGAGAGAGAATGGTATTTGAGATATGACAACTTAAAGGGCAGAGGAGGCAAGCAAGGTACATATCTAACTGGGAGCCAGTGGCCTACAAGACCAGGCGATGTAGGAGCTGTAGCCTCTTCTGTCTGGGTCCCACTTCAGTCCGCTGTTCACTACTGAGAAACTTCAAGGCTTGGGCTCCGAGGAAAACCTGGCCATGAACCGCTCATCTGAGCAGCGTCAGAGAGTGGGATGTGTGGGCACCAGCTGGGCCTCTTCCGCAGCCAGCGTGGCTCTTTCTCTGGCTTTGTTTTGACTTTAGATTCATGTAGGTAGTACAGACTGGCCTCAGCAACTATATGGCCCATGCTGACTTTGGACTGACTGGtcctctgccttagcctccaaCCAGCCTCTGTGCGTGTttgaaacagctttattgagGTGCAGTTCATGGAGTAAgagttgtgagttcaagggtgCATTGGTGGATTTTGATAAGTGTGTAATTGTGCTAGCCCGACCAACCATCAGTTATACCCTTCTTATGGTCCTCAGTGTTAACTCCCCTGTGCAGGAGAGTAAATCTCAAGAAGTGGTCTTGATGGGCAGTCAGCCCTGTTTTGACAGTTTTATGTAAATTAGGGCCCATTGGCACTTGGGCTGGATCCCTCTGTTATGAGAGGATGCTGAGCAGAGCTGCTCTCCACCACTGGGCAGCACGgccttctctctgcctcactgAAATGAGGCGAATCACCCCAAGCTGAGCATGTGGTGCAGATCCGGATTCTGCCTGGCTTTCCGTCTGGACACACCGCATCCGCACTGAGGACGCACCGCATCCACACTGAGGACGCACCGCATCCGCACTGAGGACACACCGCATCCGCACTGAGGACACACTGGACACACTGCATCCACATGAGGACACACTGCATCCGCACTGAGGACACACTGGACACACCGCATCCACACTGAGGACACACTGCATCCTCACTGAGGACACACTGGACACACTGCATCCACATGAGGACACACCGCATCCACACTGAGGACGCACCGCATCCGCACTGAGGACGCACCGCATCCGCACTGAGGACGCACCGCATCCACACTGAGGACGCACCGCATCCACACTGAGGACACACTGCATCCACATGAGGAGCACAGCCGTTCTGTTCATTTGTCTGTTTCGGCTAAGGAGCCTCTCACTGTAGCAGACATAGCTTCTTATTTGCTCCCTTGTGGGGACATCGTCCCTCTTTCATCGGCATAGGTGTGGTGCTATTTTCTCTTTGAGGGGTAGGTGGCAGAGTGGCTTCTGATTGTCATGCGATGTTTGCTGCCCCCTCTGTCTAAACTCAGCTCTTTTAATTGAATCCTGGGTGTTGGATGTGTAGCTCCCacctctgaaagaacaagcaAAGAGCCAAGAAGCCAACTCATGGTCTCTCCAGTACCACAGCTCCCGACAGCTGCCGGCCTGGCCTGGAACAGTGCTGATGGGGGGGGGTCCTAGTTACTCAGGTACTTACTGCCCATTGAGTACCCTGCAGGTGTCCTGAATCCCAGGGACCAGCTGCTGCTCGGAACCTTCTTGGTGGCCATGGATACTGCAGATGTTTTACGGCCGCTGCTCTGAACCTACCTGGTGGCCATGGATACTGCAGATGTTTTCTGACAAAGGCATTTACAGTCTGACTCATGCTGACAGCAAGCTTCTCAGATATTAAGTCCAACCTTCCTGGCATAGCCGAGCAGCAGCTAGGGCAGAGACACTGCCCTCAAGTGTCTGTGGACATATTTATTAGCAGATTTCCTGAGAAAGTGGTTTGGGGCTCTGGCTACTCTGAGACATGCAGGGCAGCTATCGTCCTAGAACTTAGAAACGAGTCACTGAAGTCATCTTCAGTCTGTGCAGCAAACTTTTATTCTGTGTCCAGAACCTGTCCCTTTCTTGTCATTTACTCTCTTGTTTCTCCCCCTGCTCCTGAGGGGCTCTTCTCTTGTTCTACCACCTACCGCACACTGCAGAGGGTGGGGGGTTGCTACAGTAACAGTGCCACACCCTGTTTTTCTAAAAAGCTTTCCTGGCAAATGCCAAAGGGCACTCTTTGTCTCTGTCACGTGCACATATACCCTTTCCAGCCCCGGCGCCTGCCAAGGCCTTCTTGCTTTTGTTACTAACGCTCACCAAATGCCATGGCCAGCTCTTTCCAGCTGCTGCCACTCTCAGCTAGCCCCTGTGGTCTGAGCTCAGACCTAGAACTTTTGCTTAGCCCaaggcagggaagaaggaagaaatcaaggtTTGACTGGAACGCCTGCcagagctgggtggtgccccACCCGAGGGCCAGTCAGGAGATTGCGGATGACAAGCGAGTAGTCCCCTTTGTGGAGACTGCTCCTGAGCCCACAGCAGGACCTTTGGTCTCTGTCACCAGCCTGTGCTGAGGGTGTGTCTAGTTAACCCCGCTGGCGGTGCTGAAACTCAGCCCTGCGCTTGCATGCTAAGACTGCCATGGGCCTGACCCCTGGTCTCTGTAGTCTGCAGAGGCACCGAGCTGCAGTGGCTGAAGTAGCAGTCATTAGTGTTTGGGACCTCTGAGGCCCTGTCTTACTCAGCACTGCGTTTGTCACAGTGATGGCAAACTGAGCAGAGCGCACAGCACCTTATCAGAAGAAAACATTAACCTACTCTGGCTGCATGGATcagcaggctgaagcaggagagtcGCTGAAGCCTGgactggggccagcctgggccccAATGAGtgcttcccccacacacacaccttttttatCCCTTGAGGTCTgggattattttaaaatcatagctAGAGAGGAGAGGCTCAGTAGCTGACCCACTCTGCTTAAACAGggcctgagtttgggtcccagcacccatatccaGGGGCTCACAACCCCCATACTCCACCTccggggatctgataccctctctaGACTCTGAGGACACTTACTGCACTCACACATGAAAGaacccacacatagacatacatagaattttttaaattaaaaattttaaataaataaatctagccTTGGGACGAAGGGACCAGGAAAGCTGTGCTGCTGTAGCCCCTCAACCCAGGCATGCGTCAGCCCTAGAGAGCTGCTCCGAGAAAGAGCTTAGGTAAAGCCTCTCACACAGTAGGTCTCCAGCAAGTACTTTGCTGCCTGCTGTTGGTGGTGGGTCTtggtctctcccttcctcctgccccaccctagGCTGTTTGTTCCTTCGTTGTATGGTCCTTTTCATGAGTGAACGTCAGAAGAGCACAACAGACCCTTTCACAAATAGTCCATTGTCTGTGTGCTCCAGAGCGGGACTCTGGGGGCCTGGGGTAGCCAGAGGCTACGGGAAGGCAACAAGGAGAAGAGCCAAGGCTTGGGTGGACCGTGGCCATTCCCTGAGCAAATTGCCCTTGAGAGTTGGGGTTCTTCATGTCAGAATCAGGCCTTTTGTTCAGGCCCTTTTATGCACAAGCTGTTTGGGACCCCAAACCTTGAGAACCCTGAACACAGTTCCCATAGCAGGACAGCCCCAGACCAGAAGGATAGGGCCAAGGAGCTGTGACTTCCAGAGGCCTGTGGGAGGTTAGACCTGGCTTGTACTTGAAGCTGACTTGTGTCTCCTCCAGCCCTGGGTTCAGTGTCTTCCACATTGGCAATTTGAGATTATGCCTAGCCAGGCAGAATTTACAGTATAGAAAACTGGCCTGTGCTTCGGATTgtggctcctccctctccctcccccagcacttCCCTGACATGCTCTTTCCTGGAGCTTTGTAGTGTGTTGTTTACATCTGTCCCTCTACCTCAACCCTCTTCTCCCAGGTTGACACATGACAGGCTTCTGACCATTTGATCTCAGCTCAGGTAACACTCTCCAAGTTGCCCTGAGCAGCCTGCTCCCCGTTCTCACAGCCTGCTCCCCTCTGGAGTTGGCTCGCGCTTGTGCTCTGTAGCCCCAGAGTTCCCCCTCTGTTCTCTCAACAGCCTCCTTCTCCGAAAGGGTCCGAAACATGTCACCTGATGAAATCAAGATCCCTCCAGAGCCGCCTGGCAGGTGCTCAAATCACTTACAAGTAAGCGAGGGTCTGACTGCCGTGTGGGTGAGAATGCCTGGGTTACATTGTCTGGGGGGCCATGACAGGAAAAAGGGACCAAGTCAAACTGCAAGGTGGGCAGGAGCCTGCAGTCTTGGATCTCAGGAATTAGCGCCCAGTGCCACACCTGCCATGTGCTACCTCATGGGTCCCTAGTCTGTCCTCACTGAGATCCTAAGTCTACCTCAACGAGATCGGGTGAGTCTTCTCTACAGCCTCACTGAGCCAGGGGGCTTCTCAGAGGGAAATGTGCCAAGAAACTGAGGACCCATCAATGTAAAATAAATTCCAGAAGTGTAAGGTGCAGCGTTTAATACGTAGTTTAATGCATGGTTTCTGTCTTCGTGTTCCTGTTACCCACAGACCAAGGCTTTAAATACCTAAGGAACAGAGCCGTTTATCTTTACAGTTGACCATGGGAAACAGGAGCTCAGCACAGCTGAGACTTCACCCACATGGTTTTCCTCCTTGTCCCTCTGTAAGTTCCCCTGTGATGGGACCTTTCAATTAACAATAGGATAAGTGCCGGGAGCTATATAACTGTGGACCTTTTCCACCTGCCCTGCCTTTGATCCTACTTCGGGGTGCCCCCGGCTATCCCACAAGCCCATGGCACCACCCAAACGGATGGATGACTAATGGGTCCTAGAGCTAAGGAATGCAGGAGGCCTGGAGAGGGCCAAAGTCAGGACTCGGGCATAGCAcagacttcttcctttcccagcagtcTCCTCCCTCGGCTGAgttgtctgcctccctccccatcaCCCGCAGGATGCCGTCACCCTCCGTGCCAAACAAGTTCAAGCCTGTAAGGACAATTCCACAGGCCTGCCAAGCAGAAACAACCAGCCACTCAGAGCTCTTAAGTTTtgaatatttcttctcttttgatcCTCCTGGGGGTAGGGACTGTGGCATTTAAGCAGACAGCAGAACTTCTGGTGGTCTTGGAGCCCCTAACAAGGCAGCTGTGCGGCAGGGCTCACCTGGGGCTGCTGAGCCTCCTGTGTCAGGCCTCCCTGCAGTGCCCTGATAGAACACCTAGGAAAACAGCTTCCTGCTCCCTGGTAATGGCATGCTTTATAGACCGCAGGCTTCCTCGTGCTTTTTGGCAAAAAGAAGTGCAACTTTGATCCTCTGAACAGCGGGGTGGGCTCCTCTTCTAAAAAATGCCCAGGGCAACTGTCTAGGACCTCTAacccctcccacctctgcccagcaAAGTGCTCCCTAAATCTTCTGTTTCTGGAAAATCTGTGTGTGTCACTGCCACGAGGTGGACCCATACTCTGGCCCACCACTCTCTCAGAGGAGGCTCTGCCCTGAGGGCCCACGGCCTCAACACTGATGCCCTCGCTTTAAGGATTTCTATCGCTGTGATTTAAAAACTATacctaagccaggtggtggcggtgcacgcctttagtccagCATgtagtaggcagaggcaggtggacctctctttagttcaaagccagcctgggctacagagtaagttccaggacagccacagcagtacaaagaaaccctatctcaaaaaaaaaattaaaaaagcaaaaacaaacaaagcagatttGCCTACGTGCCAGTCTTATAGAAGCTTTTTCTCataagattccctcttcctagccgggcgttggtggcgcacgcctttaatcccagcactcaggaggtagaggcaggtggatctctgagttcaagaccagcctggtctacagagtgagttccaggacagccagggctacagagagaaaccctgtctcgaaaaaccaaaaacaagcaaaaaaggcATCTAAACAGTTTGAAACCAACTCCAGGATAGTCCTCATGCCTCCCTCTGAGGTGGCAGTGCTTTCCCAGGTCTCCCAACGACTTCACATGTCGGACCAGCATTCACCCTTGCTCCTCAGCTCTTAAGACTTTCCACTCCTCTGGGGATTGGGGAGCTGAAATTCACTCATGGGCTTGGGTCGTGGCTTCGGACTTGACCTTTCTTTTCTACTCTCTCCTGACCATCGAGAATGGGTCAGGAAAAATCAGTGGATCTGGGCTTGCCTCTGCGACAGACTGGATTGTGGGGGGCAGGCTCCTGTCATGTTGGCCTTCTGTCACCTTCCCAGGACAAGATCCAGAAGCTTTACGAGAGGAAGATAAAGGAGGGGATGGATATGAACTACATCATTCAGAGGAAGAAGGAGTTCCGGAACCCCAGGTGAGCGCCTGCAAGCCTGTAGGTGATGGTGCAAGGTGGGGACCAGGAGCACCTTAAGAAGCTGTTGAGGAGAGGTCCAACTTTGTTCCCATCTGAGCCCAAAGTGGCTTCCCCCAGACTTCATTTATACTAGATGCCCACTAGACGCATCAGAAGTTTATAAATAGAACCCAGGGTGTGAGCCACTCTGCAATGATACCTGAGAGGCCTCCTGGGTTCTGGTCACCAACCTGGTCCTCAAAGAAGACATTCACTAGAGGTTCTTCCAACTCAAAAAACTTGGTTTTACTTCTTGGTAAAACGTCTTAggagcagccgggcggtggtggcgcacgcctttaatcccaatactcaggaggcagaggcaggtgtatctctgtgagttcgaggccagcctggtctacaagagctagttccaggacaggctccaaaaccacagagaaaccctgtctcaaaaaaaaacaaaaaataaaaacgtcTTAGGAGCAAAGCTATGTCTGAGTCTGTTGTTTGGGggtctttgagatagggtctcactgtgtagccctagctggcctcaaactcacagaatctgcctgcctctgcctcccaagtgttgggattagagtgCTATCCATAAAAGTTGCCCCACTGTGCCTGGCTACATCTGTGTCTTATTCTTTCAAATGTTCAAGCAAGTAAAACACCCAAGAAAGGACATAGTGTGTAATAATGGAGACCTACGCTAGGCATTGTGTAGGTCTGAGTTTGGAGGCCCCAACCCAGCCGTGCTAACTGAAGGCCAGAAGCATCTACGTCAGTCATAGCATGCCATTGTTGTCTTGACCCCTCATCCAGGCCCCCAGCCACGGTGCATTTGAGGAGGGTGCAGGGCCTGAAGTGACAAGAAGGCGGGCCTCCCATCAGGAGGCTGCACTAGAAGATGTGGGGTGGGTTTCAGGTTTGTCGTAGTTCCAGGAGCTGATGATGGTTCTGGTTCCACCCAGGACCCTGGGGCCAATACAGACACGGCTCACTGATTGTTCTGTTACCTTTCCAGCATCTATGAGAAACTGATCCAGTTCTGTGCCATTGATGAGCTGGGCACCAACTACCCAAAGGTATGTCCTACACATACGGGCTGCAGAGTGGTAGGGCTTGCTATGCTGGGTGTGACTCCCTGAAGGGCAGTGCTGGTGGTCTGCAGATGCCAGGGGCGGGCTTGGTCCTGGGTGCCAACCAGTTAGAAGCCAGGGCTAGGACTGCTGCCATCTGAGCAGGTGCTCATTCCCTGACTTCTTAAGAGTTTGCTGGTTATCTGTCTGGTGGTCAGGGTGACAGCTGAAGCCCTGTGCTTTCATGAGGGCTGGGCCAAGCCTATGAAGATCCATTTCTGGGCCCTGTGCTCTCTGGCCTTTGTGACCGCAGCTTGGCTTTCTCTTTTCAGGATATGTTTGACCCCCATGGCTGGTCTGAAGACTCCTACTATGAGGCCTTAGGTAACCTCAATTAACCCTGTTTATCTGCCCATCCACATACCCTTCCCCCTGCCCATCCAGTCCGTGACCTAGTGACCCAGATTTCAGGGTCTCTATGCCAGGCCATGTCCACAGGACAACTCCCAACTTAGCCTTGGCCAGACTGACTGTGCCCTTGCTAACCATACTTGAACATAGCCATGACAGCTGGTTGGATCAGTTGTCCCCACGCTGCTGCCACTGAATCAATGCGAGCAGAGTCGTACAGCTGGGAGCCTTTGGCAGGCAAAGTCGCTTGACCTGGCCAAAGGACAGGGGAGGCCCTGTTGAGGACACTGTTAGAGCTAAGGTTTGGTGATACATGGGAGCCAGAGTGCCCTGGACAGAGGAGGTATATGTTCTAAGGCCAATGAGCACAACACAGAACTGAGCAAATCACCATTTACAAGTCAGAGGCttttttttattggtgttttgcctgtatgtatgtatgtatgtatgtatgtatgtatgtatgtatgtatgtatgtgtgagggtgttggatcctggagttacagaNNNNNNNNNNNNNNNNNNNNNNNNNNNNNNNNNNNNNNNNNNNNNNNNNNNNNNNNNNNNNNNNNNNNNNNNNNNNNNNNNNNNNNNNNNNNNNNNNNNNtgtatgtatgtatgtatgtatgtatgtatgtatgtatgtatgtatgtatgtgtgagggtgttggatcctggagttacagacagttgtgagctgctatgtgggtgctgggaattgaacttggtttccctggaagaacagtcagtgctcttaactgctgaaccatctctccagccccccaagttAACAGTGTTTTTATTGCAATAAAATGCTGTATCTCATGTTTCTTAATGAGTTGGAAGATACTCCCTCAGGATCAGCTGACCCTTCCCAGCCAGATGTGCAGCCCCCAGATCCTTGGTCAAGGCCCACATTCTGTGCTGACCAAGCCTAGCACTTCATCCTGCCAAGTGCAGGATGCTGAATCCATGCAGCCCTCTAGGCCAGAGACCTCCCGCAACCACACGCTGCTCATAACAGCCTGTGTCTTCTCTCCACAGCCAAGGCCCAGAAGATTGAAATGGACAAATTGGAAAAGGCCAAGAAGGAGCGAACCAAAGTAAGTTCTGACCTGCTGGGGTGGAGGCGGGTGTGCGGAGCATGCAGGTCCTGCTGGCTGAGTCTGGGTCAGGAGCCCTAGGCTCCCTTCCACCGTCCTCTTCATTGCCTGTGAGGCTTTGAGCGGCATCGGCCATGCCCTTTCCGCCAGCAGACTGGGGTCCCCTGTCACCTGACTTGGCCTACACAAGCCTCCACTGCTTTGTTCCCCACATCCTGCTCCTTTTTGTCCCCATTGCAGAGCCCTGGTGGCTTTGTCTCTTCTGGGTCATTGATGCCCCCTGACCTGGTTAGAAGTTGGTACTCCTTCTCAGAGAGCGGGGCCAAGACTTGCTCCAGCTGCTGCGTTTCTTGGCCTGCAGAGCTGGTCTCAGCAGCCAGCTTGTTGCCTCCCTGTGGATCTCATGTCTGATAGCCACATAGCCGTCATTTTGAACACCAGGCACCACCTCTGTGGCAGTGTGATCTGGGTTCTTCAGAAGTATCAGACTAACTCCAAGATCAAAATAGAGTCCTCTATGCTGTACCGTATGACAGGGTCCACGGCGGATAACTTCGTCAGGAcaccagctcctgctgccatgtcacAACCATGCAACCATGGCCACAGGATGCTCCCTTTCCCTCCAGACTGAGGGGACTGCAAGGCCTTGTGCACTGCTGCCCGCCTCTGAGGTCGTTGTTGGCAGACCAGGAATGTGGGCGCTGGTGTGAGGGGATAAACTACATTCTCATTCTTAACCCTTGAGTGaatctcccttctttctctttccctctcctctccaaacCCCAGGCGTACTGCAGGGACATGTCTGCAGCGCCTGGGGACCACAGCTGTCCTTCCCCTGTGCGGAAGGTACCACTTCCGCTGTGGTGTGAGGAGGAGGGGCCAGGGGGAGTAGTGAACTGGGGTGCAGGCATGTGCAATGACCTGTGATGCTGGCGGGACCCAGGTCTGTCAGGGAAGGTCTTGGAAGAGTGATGAAAGCCCCTTCAGGCTCTCGGGCACCTTTCCCTCCCCCAGGTGCTCCCAGCCAAGGTGGTTTTCAGGGCCTCTTTTGTGTAAGTGCCAAACTCCTGTCCGCTGGGAGCAGGCGGACGGCACAGGGAATGGACACACCGCTCTGCGCTGGTCtcactgtcctctctctctccagattgAGTTTGTCACGGGCACCAAGAAAGGCACCACAACCAATGCCacggccaccaccaccaccacggccAGCACAGCTGTTGCAGGTAGAGGCCGCTCATCCAGTCCCAGCACTGCCTCAGGGACACCAGATAGAGCAGGGGCTTCCTGGGTTTGCCTGAAAAGGTCTGTGCCCAGGCTCGGCCTTGCTATGTTCCCCTGGATGAGAGCATAGCAAGtcctggatcctggggtaggttccAGATTCCTGGCTCCTCTCTGGGTTTCTGCACCATGGACTCCTGTTTCTGTCCTAAGCCTCTGAGCTGGTAGTAAAGCGGTCCTGCCTTTGGGGTCCTGTTCTGATTGGTTTTAAGCTCCATTTCTCTCTTGTTGCGTCTAGATGCccagaagagaaagagcaagTGGGATTCTGCCATTCCAGTGACAGCCATAGCACAGCccaccatcctcaccaccacaGCCACGCTGCCAGCAGTGGTCACTGTCACCACCAGTGCCAGTGGCTCCAAGACCACCGTCATTTCTGCTGTGGGCACCATTGTGAAGAAGGCCAAGCAGTGACCAGAGGGCACCCCCAGGATTTGGCAGGACTGTGCTGCCCAGTGACTGCTGCCCACTGGGAGGTGCCACTCTGTTTCAGGACTAAGATGTGCTCCCCACGTGCCTTCCAAAAGGAGCCTTTATGTGACATTCCAGCCGGAAGGACATTGCAGCAGAGGCAGTGGGGTGCATCGGACAGTCTGTCCATAGACCTCTTGGGGTCTCACCCTATTGAAAGTACTGCATTCTTAGGTCCCTGCACGCCAGGTGCACTGGCCTCTCCCATGCTGTGTTCAGGCAAACGAGTGCCCCTCCGTCTCAGTCAGGATTATTGCTCAGGGTGAACCACGGCATGACAGAAACTGAGAGTCTCAGAGGGGTGGCCCAGGGAGTTACTGTGGTCATTCCCAGCGTGTGCCCAGGGGCGTGAGCAGGTGGGGGCAGACACAGGCTCCTTCCTGATTTCTGCTTTCCTGACCCGGAAACCAGATCTCAACAATTCTCAGGCAATAGCAGAGGCCTCTGCTCCCATGGGTGCAGTTAAGCGCTCCCCACATTGCTTCTAATACACACCCAGGCTTTTGAAATCAGGCCAGTTAACAGAGGCCTGGGATGTGACTCCCAACCTGCCCAGGGTAGGAGCAAGGTGTGGGCACCTGGCCAAGGCCACTCCAGTCCCTCAGTGCCAGTGAGTGTGGCCAGCAGGATCCACGCAGTGGTGGTGATGAATCACCTCCTGCTCTGGCTCTGGCGGCAGCTCATTGTTTATGTGAAAGCCTGCTCTTGGGAAGGTTTCTGCCACCCCACCCTTCCTCTGTCGTTATCTCTGCCCAGCAGCAGCCCCTGGGTAGCACCAGTCGCCACTCTTAGGACCCAAACAGGTTCATCAGCCCAAGATGCCAGAGGAGAATGCTTGCCTCTCATGCCCCCTGGCAGCTCTACTTCCCACACAGAGGAAAGGCTGAGTGTCGGGGGAGGAAACCAGGCTGTGAAGGGACCAACAGACCGAGGAAGGTGCTGCTGAGTGTGTGGctggtgtttgttttgtgatCCAAGGACTGACAAACTGCCTGTGCGATCCCTAAAATAAAAACGGAGTCACACTCATCCCTTTCTCTCCTTGAAGGCACTCTGCAACattggggggaggaggggtgcCTGCTGCCGGCCCTCCCAAGAGCACCTGGAAAGGCCTGCCCTGCAGCCTCTAGCATATGGTGCCCCCATTGGCACAGGACACCCAGGTCTGAGGTGGGCAGCTCAGAAAGATGCAGTGAACCCTTTCAAGTGATAGAGTTTGGGACTGTAGCTCCCTTGGTATTTGGGGGAAGCCTGGGTCCAATCCCCTCTGTCACATATATAAGCTagggtggtggcacgtgcctgtaatccc from Microtus ochrogaster isolate Prairie Vole_2 chromosome 7, MicOch1.0, whole genome shotgun sequence encodes:
- the Sap30bp gene encoding SAP30-binding protein isoform X1; translated protein: MAGKKNVLSSLAVYAEDSEPESDGETGVDAVGGAAEEKGGLVSDAYGEDDFSRLGGDEDGYEEEEDENSKQSEDDDSETEKPEADDPKDNTEAEKRDPQELVASFSERVRNMSPDEIKIPPEPPGRCSNHLQDKIQKLYERKIKEGMDMNYIIQRKKEFRNPSIYEKLIQFCAIDELGTNYPKDMFDPHGWSEDSYYEALAKAQKIEMDKLEKAKKERTKIEFVTGTKKGTTTNATATTTTTASTAVADAQKRKSKWDSAIPVTAIAQPTILTTTATLPAVVTVTTSASGSKTTVISAVGTIVKKAKQ
- the Sap30bp gene encoding SAP30-binding protein isoform X2, producing MAGKKNVLSSLAVYAEDSEPESDGETGVDAVGGAAEEKGGLVSDAYGEDDFSRLGGDEDGYEEEEDENSKQSDNTEAEKRDPQELVASFSERVRNMSPDEIKIPPEPPGRCSNHLQDKIQKLYERKIKEGMDMNYIIQRKKEFRNPSIYEKLIQFCAIDELGTNYPKDMFDPHGWSEDSYYEALAKAQKIEMDKLEKAKKERTKIEFVTGTKKGTTTNATATTTTTASTAVADAQKRKSKWDSAIPVTAIAQPTILTTTATLPAVVTVTTSASGSKTTVISAVGTIVKKAKQ